One stretch of Tenacibaculum sp. MAR_2010_89 DNA includes these proteins:
- a CDS encoding M20/M25/M40 family metallo-hydrolase: protein MKKLTLITIASVIIFSCKTEQKEISKSPAKFSVEEKKDSTNIKHLFNTALTQGKSYEWLRDLTSNIGGRLSGSPEAAKAVIWGEKIMNEVGLDSVWLQPVMVPHWVRGEKEEANYTINGNKINVPICALGFSIATPTNGITAEVIEVKSLEEAKKLGDKAKGKIVFFNGAFDNTLIHTFKAYGGCVGQRFAGASVVGPFGAKGMIVRSMTNGINDYPHTGSMGYGDIAKEHQIPAAAISSRGAENLSKHLKNNPNLKFYFKQSCKTLPDAPSFNVVGEIKGSLNPDKIMVVGGHLDSWDLGDGAHDDGTGIVQSLEVAYLFKKNNIKPKNTIRIVFFMNEENGMKGATEYARLAKENGELHIGALESDAGGHTPRGFSIDANQKNVHLLQSWKKLLAPYGLHDIDKGGSGADIGPLKDDHVTLVGYRPDSQRYFDYHHTVTDTFDKVNKRELELGSASMASIIYLMDKYLYTNETLKP from the coding sequence ATGAAAAAATTAACCTTAATAACTATTGCTTCTGTTATTATATTCTCTTGTAAAACAGAACAAAAAGAAATATCAAAATCCCCCGCTAAATTTTCCGTTGAAGAAAAAAAAGATTCAACCAATATTAAACATCTTTTTAATACTGCTTTAACCCAAGGAAAATCTTATGAATGGCTACGAGATTTAACATCAAATATTGGAGGTAGATTATCAGGTTCTCCTGAAGCAGCAAAAGCAGTAATTTGGGGTGAAAAAATAATGAATGAAGTTGGTCTTGACTCAGTTTGGTTACAACCTGTAATGGTTCCTCATTGGGTTCGTGGAGAAAAAGAAGAGGCTAATTATACAATTAACGGTAATAAAATTAATGTTCCTATTTGTGCTTTAGGGTTCTCTATTGCTACTCCAACAAATGGAATAACTGCTGAAGTTATTGAAGTTAAAAGTTTAGAAGAAGCTAAAAAACTAGGAGATAAAGCAAAAGGCAAAATTGTTTTTTTTAATGGTGCTTTTGACAATACTCTTATACACACTTTTAAAGCTTATGGAGGTTGCGTTGGTCAACGTTTTGCTGGCGCATCTGTTGTTGGACCTTTTGGAGCAAAAGGAATGATTGTTCGTTCAATGACCAACGGTATTAATGATTACCCTCATACAGGGTCTATGGGATATGGAGATATTGCTAAAGAACATCAAATACCAGCAGCTGCTATTAGTTCTAGAGGTGCTGAAAACTTAAGTAAACACTTAAAAAACAACCCTAATTTAAAATTTTACTTTAAACAAAGTTGTAAAACCTTACCAGACGCTCCTTCTTTTAATGTAGTTGGAGAAATTAAAGGAAGTCTAAACCCAGATAAAATAATGGTTGTTGGTGGCCATCTAGATTCTTGGGATCTAGGCGATGGTGCTCATGATGACGGAACTGGAATAGTACAATCATTAGAAGTAGCTTACTTATTTAAAAAAAATAACATAAAACCAAAAAACACAATTCGTATCGTTTTCTTTATGAATGAAGAAAATGGTATGAAAGGAGCTACAGAATATGCTCGTTTAGCAAAAGAAAATGGTGAATTACATATTGGAGCATTAGAATCGGATGCAGGAGGACATACTCCTAGGGGTTTTTCAATTGATGCCAACCAAAAAAATGTTCATTTACTACAAAGCTGGAAGAAACTATTAGCACCATACGGTTTACATGATATTGATAAAGGAGGAAGTGGAGCTGATATCGGTCCATTAAAAGACGACCATGTTACTTTGGTTGGTTACCGCCCAGATTCTCAACGTTATTTTGATTATCATCATACGGTTACAGATACATTTGACAAAGTAAATAAAAGAGAATTAGAATTGGGAAGCGCATCAATGGCTAGTATAATTTATTTAATGGATAAATATTTATACACTAATGAAACATTGAAACCTTAA